CTGCGATGCAGGCCCGAAAACGACAAGGGCGGCAACTGGCCACCCTTGCTGTTCCTGGTGGAGCCTACGCGGCGAGTGACTACGGCACCGCATCCAGGGCCTGGCGGAAATCGTCCCGCGTGGCTCTCCGCACGAAAGTGCAGATCACGCTCGATTGGCAGACCCAGCCGTCCACGCACCAAAGCCAGTTCGGCCAAGCTGACCCAACCCAGCTCAGGCATTCCCAGGCCCAGGTCGCAAAGCCCGAATGCATGGTCGTGGTTGTCAGGATCGATCTCAGTTGGCAGCCAGGTTGCGCCAGCGTCGGGCGTGAACAGTTTGATCGCAGGAGGCGGATCGACGTCCGGGGTTTCGATGGACTCCTGGCCGTTGGCCAGCAGCAGCGAGCGCTGCTCGTCTGTGATGAATGGGTAGTTCATGCTGAACTCCTGAAGGATGCCGGGCGAAACTGCCCAGCACTTCCGGGTCACGGCGCAACGCAAACCGTCAGGGGTCCACGACGGCCTCAGGCCGCAAGCGTGCAAGCACGCGCCGCCCTTGACCGCGAGCACGCCGTGGCACGATAGGGGAACAGCAAGCCGCTCTTACTCCGCCGCTTCATTAGGCCAGAGGCGTCATGGGATCAAGGCCGGATGGCCGCGACTCGACATGAAGCACGGAGCGCAGCCTGCAAGTTTGGCGGTGAACCACCGGGACGCCGTAATATTTCTACTCGAAACAGAAAAATCCCCGCAGGCAGCGCAGCTAGACGAGGGAACTTCTGGGCGACAAAGACGACGACTACGGGAGGAAGCGCATGTCAATATTGCAGGAGATACTGAACTGGACCAAAGGGTTGCCCGAATGGCAGAGCGATGCCGTGGCACGTTTGCTTGCCAAGCAGACACTCGCGATGGAAGACCAGAATGATCTGCTCGCGCTACTCAAGGCGGCATATGGCATTCCGGATCCCAAAGACCGTAAGTCCAAGCCACTAACCGCCGAACAGATTCCCGCCCCGGTTCAAGTGACGACCCACGTTGAGCTACGGGCCATCAAGAACATGCGGCACGTCAACGCGATTGCCGAGAACCAACATCTACCCATCAGCGCCTCGGGCATGACCGTCATCTACGGTGATAACGGGTCAGGAAAATCGGGCTACTCCCGCGTTCTCAAACGCGCATGCCGTGCGCGCGATCAGTCGGAGGCCATTCATCCGAACGCCAACTTGCCTGCGAGCAAGGTAGGAACTCCGGAAGCCACTTTCGAGATCGCTGTCGACGGGGTTGCGCAGGACGCACACTGGCAACACGGCAAGGCGGCCCCTGCAGCGCTGTCGTCGTTTGCGATTTTCGACTCGCGTTGCGCTCGTGCCTACCTCGATAGTGAAGACGATTTTTCGTATGTACCCTACGGACTCGATGTATTCGAAGGCTTGGCTAAAGTCTGCAAGCAGTTGAAGACGGCGATCGAGACCGAGTACGCTCAATCTGCCGCTGATCTTTCCGCCTTTGCTCCCCTGCAGGGAGACACGCTCGTCGGCAAACTGATCGCGTCGCTTTCCGCCAAGACAACTCAGGTCCAGATTGATGCGCTCGCGACTTTGATTCCGGAGGAACTTGCCCAGCATGCGTCCCTGGACAAGAGCCTGAAGGAGAACAACCCGAAGGAGAAAGCTGCGCAATTGCGATTGCGCGCCCGCCGTGTCGCAGCCATTGCGACGAATGCGGCCAGCAAAAGCGCCCAAGTGGATCAAGCTGTCGTCGCCAAACTGAAGGCTCTGGCAGACAGCTATCGCACGGCGCAAGCTGCAGCCGCCCTCGCGGCGAAGCACTTCAAGGAAGGCGAAAACATGCTGCCAGGCACCGGCGGCGAGACATGGCGTGAACTTTTTGAGGCGGCGCGCAAGTTTGCCATCGAATCCCACCCTGATAAAACGTTTCCCGAATTGGGGGCAGACGCGCCCTGCCCTCTCTGTCAGCAAGCGCTCGCCGAAGGTGCTGACCGCTTACTGCGCTTCGAAGCCTTCATTCAACAGGAGGCGGAAAAAACCTCCCAGGCGCGTCGCGCGGCCCTGTCCGCCGAATACAAGCCATTCGCTGCACAGGTTCTCACGCTGAATCTAGACGACGTGACGCATGGAGAAATCGAGGCCCTGGACCCGCAGTTGGCAGCCGATACCAAGGCATTCGAGCCGCTCCTGACCGCTCGCCAGGAAGCCATCAAAGCGGCAGTGGTCTCGCACCAGTGGGATGGCATCAACCAACCCTTGTTCAATCCAGCCGAACGGCTGCAGGCTTTGGCGAGCAAGCTGAATGCCGAAGTGGAGACCTTGGAGAAAGCCTCAGACGAAAAGGCCCGTGCAGCCCTACAGGAACAGTTCCTGGAACTGGACGCGCGGGTACGACTGAGTCAAGTCAAGGATGCTGTCACCACAGCAGTCAATCGACTCGCCCACCAAGCCAAGCTCACGAAATGCCTGTCTGCCGTTAGGACCAACGCCATTTCCTTGAAGGCATCGGAGTTGGCGGAAAAGGTCGTGTCGAAGAAACTGGCCGAATCGCTGAACCGCGAATTCAAGGCGCTCGGTGTCGGCACGCTGCGCGTTTCGCTGCAAAGCCGGTCGGATCGGGGCAAGGCCCTGCACAAGCTCAAGCTGGAACTGCAGCAAAGCCGCAGTCCAGGGGACATCTTGAGCGAAGGTGAGCAACGTGCAATCGCGGTCGGTTCTTTCCTTGCCGAGGTTGGCTTAAGCGGAGGCAAAGGCGGCATCGTATTTGATGATCCCGTATCGTCACTCGATCATCGTCGGCGCGAACGTGTGGCAAAGCGCTTGGCCGCCGAGGCAGCACAGCGGCAGGTCGTCGTATTTACCCACGACGTCTATTTCCTGTGCCTGCTCGTCGAAGAAGCGAAGTTGGCCGGTGTTCCCATCGCTACCCAAAGCCTGACCCGCCGCGCAGAAGGTTTCGGGGTTGCGGACCCGGATCTTCCATTTGAGGGGAAAACGGCAAGTAAGCGAATCAATGCTCTGAAAGCGCAACACCAAGGCATTGAAAAGCTTTACAAGGATGGCGAAGAGCAAGAGCACAAGCGGCAAACCATTGATGCCTACTTTCGCTTGCGCATGGCGTGGGAGCGCGCCGTAGAGGAGGTGTTGTTACACCAAGTCATCCTTCGTTTCCGAAAAGGCGTCGAGACTCAGCGACTGGCTGGCGTAATAGTCGAAGATGACGACTACGCGCGCGTAACCGCAGGCATGACAAAGTGCTCCAACTATGCGCACGACAAAGCGCTCATGGGCGGCGTGGCCGTCCCCGAACCCAATGAACTGCTCGTCGACATCATGGCGCTGGAAACTTGGCGCGGACAAGTTGAGGCGCGTAATGTGAGTACGGCGAAGAAACGCAAGGCCGGACCGGCCGTCGCGCCACCTACCGCAGCACCATAGGCGGCTCAAGGTTCTCTCAGCACGCTGCGGACACTGAGCCTGTCAGAAATTTTTTGCCCGAGTCATCACACTTCGCCCTCATCGATATCGTCGAAGATGCTTCGCGTGCCGTGCTTTTCCTCAGAGGGCTCAATGGCTCCAAGAGTCCGAGGACTTCTCTTCGGTTCGGGCGTCTTGGTTTCGGCGATCCATTCATTTGCGAGATCCATCTCGCGCTCAATGAGCTTGACTGCATCTGCATCTCCGCTGAATCGCATCTTGAGGGTGTTGAACGATTCGAGAATATCTTGCATATGCTCATCCGGAGGGTCGGAGGAATGGTTGCTTTGCACCTCTAGCCGCAGTTCTGGCAACTTCGGCAGTAGGTCCGCGCGCGTGGTTTCCACAAGATCATCAAATTCTTCTTCTGTGAAGACACTGCGCACACCGGCATCTTTCAAGGCGTATGTGTCCTCACCCGCAATCGCATAGTTGCTAACGTTCTCGACGAACTGTCTTCGGTTCTCCTCGGGAAGGAGCCCGAACTCATGCAGGCGTACCGCGAGATCAACCTCAGGTACAGCGCTAAGGCTCAACCCTGGCTTGGACACACGCTCCAAGGTTTCCGCTGACTGCTCAAGGAACAACGCCAAGAACTCTTTGGAACAACGACTGGCGAGAAACCGGTGGAGTGTCCATCTCGCCCCCCACGAAGACATCCACTCCACTTTGTACATATCGCTGGCTGAGAACTCCAGCAGGCGCGCAATCATCATCGGGAAGAGCGACTTCGGAACAACAACCGCCTTTTCAAAGCCGACGTTGCCGCATGTGACCTGGGATGTCAGATTCTCCGTGGAGCTTCCACTCAAGAAAATGCCGAGCAAATCAGGACTGAAAGCCAGGGTCGCAGCATACGCATCGCCGATGGTCGGGTGCTTGAAACGCCACACCGGTTGGTCGTCAACCTGGACATTGGTCACAAGACTGCCGCTGAGCGCATCGAGTGCGGTGATGCAAGCTCCCAGTGTGCTGCCAAGCCGCTCCAGTGCTTGCGTTTCGGTGCCCTGTAAGGTGACAGGGCTTTCGAGGTGATCTTTCCTCATGTAGATCAAGCCGAGCGCGGCCTTGCTGTTTGCATCCAACCCCTGGATCACTTCAAGCAGAAGCTGCTCGCGCTTTTCCACGAATTTTCCAAGATGGTATTCACCGACATAGAGGTCCTTGGTGAACAGCGGATCCGCGATGCGCCGTGCCGTCTCTGGAATGAAGCGCGGATGTACTGCCATGCCTTCCAAGTGCGGTTTGATATCAGCCCGAAACGCGGTGGGCTGCTTTCCGAGTTTCAGATGGTTGTACAAAATCTGTTGTCTTTCTAAGGTCGATAGGTCATGAACATCGATCACTACCTGGCTTTCGCCGAGCAGCGGGAACGCACTTTCCTTGAGGTCATGACGCGCACGGTTGTATATGTAATTCCGTGAGGTCATGACGATCTTGACCCCGTGACGCAACATCGCCCTCACCTGTGCCAGTGAATGGTTCCAGCCCTGCACTAGGGATGGTCTGATCAACGCAGCCGGAAAACGAAACACGCCACATCCGCCGCGCTGAGGGCGCTCAAACCCCCGGTTTTTTGCCGTTTTCGGCACGTTTTCGGGGTANTCCGCGTCGCCGAAGGTCAGTTGCATCGTCATCGTCCTGGTGCCTCTGTGCGATTGTCGCAGGATCAGGGGGAGTTGTTCAGAGTTTCCCTAGTGGCGACTCGTACTGCGTCACGCCAAATGCATCGTCAATCCAGAAGAACTGAGAGGGTTCGTCAACGTTCCAACGCTCGACGATCTTGGCCGGGTCGGCCAGCTTGACTACCGATGACTTCCACTTGTCAGCCGCAGCCATTGCCAACATGGAAGCAATGGTTGTTTTTCCCGCTGCCGGTTCTCCGATGAGCAGCACAAATCCATGTTCATCGAGGGCACTGACCGCTTTCCGATAGGAATCCGTGATGACAACCTTGGTCAGGTCTTCCCGCAGCGATTCAAGAACGGCGCGCGCCTGCGCGTAGGCCCGTTCATCCAGGATTTGACTCAGGTCTCCCAGACCATATACACGGGGAACAAGCATCCGTAGGCGAGTGTTGTCCCTGATCTGGTCCTCTATCCAAGTAGACCCATATATCAGCACATGCTTGACTCCGACTTCGATCAAGTCCGCCCTAATCTGCGCCTCCTGCTTGGCAGATACACCGGCATTCGTCATTAGGACATAGACATCGCAAAGCCCATCAGCCGCCAGCTTGCGCACCTTGGGTATTTCGTCCGCGATGACGGACCTTGTGAGGAGCTGACTAGCCTTGCTTGAATACTTGCATTGAATGACAAACTTCCCGCTGAGCGTCTCACCCGTTGCCGGTGTCCAATTACCAGCAAAAGCGCCATCTCGCCCTGCGTCATTCGAATCCAGAAATGACTGCACGGCCTGCCCAAGCACTTCCCTCGCGATGGTGAGGCACAGCTGCTGAAAGCTATTCCATCCGAGACGGTGTAAATCGTACATATCTCCTCCTCAAACCGAGCACACGCAACCAAGCATAAAATTCAAGAATGATTGTGCCTGTCCACTAATCGGAAACGCACAGATCATCGGGACACTGAAGTGTCTCCTTCGCCGCAACAGGTGTGCAGGTGCCAACCAATGCAAGTGCCCACAGCAGCTTCATTGCAAATCCATCCATATCTTGCTCCCCTCATGGTAGTCGCGGCTTTTGCGTCACCGAGAAGCCGCACCAGGCGCTCTTCTCTTCGCGTCTTGGCGCCACGCGTGGAAGCGTCATCGCCGCACGCCGCAGCGTGAAGCTGCCAGCGCTGGCGGTCAACGTCAACGGGCCTAATCAACCCCACGGAAACCCACGACTTTGGCTTTCCCTGTGCGCGCTCTTCGGCACGACCGCGAGTTGCTACGTTGATTCCGATAGCGGAAAAGGCAGCACCTGGAATCGGATTGAAGCCACGCCCCGACTTTGAGCACAGACTGCACGAACACCGTACCGCCCGTTCGGGCAGCAATCCGAACGCATCTCACCGCCACCCAGGCCAGTGCCCAGGCAGCCCTTCACCACCCTTCTGGAAGCGATGTATTCCGCCGCGACCGGATCCTGCCATTGAAGGAGCCACTCTGATGACACACCTCCGCCCCGCCGCCTCTTTCGGCACCGAAAGCTGCGCACCACGCCCATCGCGGCCGTCGTCATCGCCAGCGTGTTCACCCCGCCCAACGCGGCAGCGCAAGCGCAGGCCACCACACCCGCACCTCCCACGGCCCTGCCCACCGTGACCGTGACCGAGCAATCCGATCCAAGGCAGCGCAGCTCAACCGGGACAAAAACCGACACGCCTTTGATCGAGACGCCCCAGTCCATTTCCGTGATCCCTGCCGATCGCATGACAACGCAAGGCGTGACCAACGTGAAAGAAGCGCTCAGCTACTCCCCGGGCGTGATTCCCACGCGCTTCGGCGCCGATTCGCGCTATGACTGGATCTCGCTGCGCGGCTTCGACGCGTATGCGCCGGGCTTCTACCTGGACGGCATGCCGCTGCGCAACAACGGCAACTGGGGCATCTGGCCGATCGAGAGCTACGGCGCGGAGCGCATCGAACTGTTGCGCGGCCCGGCCTCGGTGCTCTACGGCCAGAGCGGTCCCGGCGGCCTCGTAAACGCGGTGAGCAAGCGCCCGACGGCCGAGCCCCTGCGCGAGGTGCAGGTGCAGGTGGGCGACCACGGGCGCAAGCAGATCGCGGGCGACTTCTCCGGCCCGCTGCGCGAGGACGGCACCCTGCTCTACCGCCTCACCGCGCTCACGCGCGATGCCGAACTGCCAGCCGGCGGCATGAAGGACGACCGCACGTTCATCGCGCCCTCGCTCACCTGGAAGCCTTCAAGCGACACCAGCCTCACGCTGCTTTCGCAGTTCGGCCGCACCCGCGCGGGCGTGTTCTCGCGCACGCGCCCCGCCGTAGGCTCGCTCGTGCCCACGGCCATCGGCACGTTCATCCCGAGCGGGCTCTTCGCCAGCGACCCGACGCACAACCGGTTCGACCTTGACACCTCGATGGTCGGCACTCTGTTCGAGCACCGCATCAACGATGCCTTCACCGTGCGCCAGAACGCGCGCTACAGCCACCTCGACGTGGACTACAGCGCCGTCCAGGGCCGCAATTTCATCACCGTGAACCCCGCCAACCCGCGCGATCCGGCCAACTTCACGACGCTGCGCCGCACCGTGTCGGGCAGCAACGAGCGCATCCGCGCGCTGAATCTCGACAACCAGCTGGAGACGCGCCTGCGCTCGGGCGATGTGCAGCAGACGGTGCTAGTGGGCCTGGACTACCAGCGCACGCGCATCGACCAGACCAGCTACAGCGGCGGCTCGGCCAGCTCGCTCAACATCTACAACCCCGTGTACGGCGGCGCGGTGCAGATCCCGGCCCCGTGGTACGACGGCGTCGCCACGCTGGCGCAGACCGGCTTCTACGTGCAGGACCAGATCAAGTGGCGCGACCGCTGGCTGCTGACCCTGGGCGCGCGCTACGACCGCGCCAGCAGCGAGGTGGACAACCGCCTGGACGGCAGCCACACCAAGATCTCCGAAAGTAAGGCCACCAAGCGCGCCGGCCTCACCTACCTGGCGCCGAACGGCTGGGCGCCGTACGTGAGCTACACCGAGTCCTTCGTGCCCACGGCCACGCGCAATCCCGCCACCGGCCAGCCGTTCAAGCCCGAGACCGGCCGCCAGTACGAAGCCGGCGTGCGCTACCAGCCCGAAGGCGGCAAGCAGAGCTATAGCGCGGCGATCTTCGATCTGCGCCGCAAGAACTACCTGACCGCCGATGACAACTTCGTGCCGCGCCAGACCGGCGAGGTGCAGGTGCGCGGGCTCGAACTGGAAGCCTCGGCCGAGGTGCTGCCCCGCCTGAACCTCGTGGGCTCCTACACCTACACGCCCACGGCCGAGATCACGGCCAGCAGCACCGCGCGCGAGATCGGCAAGCCGCTCACGGCCGTGTCGCGCAATGCCGCGGCGCTCTGGGCCGACTACCGCTTCCCGAACCGCATCAAGGTGGGCCTAGGCGCCCACTTCACGGGGTCGAACTACGGCGACCTGAACGCCGCGCCGGGCAAGGTCCCGTCCTTCACGGTGTTCGACGCGATGATCGGCTA
The window above is part of the Xanthomonas cassavae CFBP 4642 genome. Proteins encoded here:
- a CDS encoding TonB-dependent siderophore receptor gives rise to the protein MTVTEQSDPRQRSSTGTKTDTPLIETPQSISVIPADRMTTQGVTNVKEALSYSPGVIPTRFGADSRYDWISLRGFDAYAPGFYLDGMPLRNNGNWGIWPIESYGAERIELLRGPASVLYGQSGPGGLVNAVSKRPTAEPLREVQVQVGDHGRKQIAGDFSGPLREDGTLLYRLTALTRDAELPAGGMKDDRTFIAPSLTWKPSSDTSLTLLSQFGRTRAGVFSRTRPAVGSLVPTAIGTFIPSGLFASDPTHNRFDLDTSMVGTLFEHRINDAFTVRQNARYSHLDVDYSAVQGRNFITVNPANPRDPANFTTLRRTVSGSNERIRALNLDNQLETRLRSGDVQQTVLVGLDYQRTRIDQTSYSGGSASSLNIYNPVYGGAVQIPAPWYDGVATLAQTGFYVQDQIKWRDRWLLTLGARYDRASSEVDNRLDGSHTKISESKATKRAGLTYLAPNGWAPYVSYTESFVPTATRNPATGQPFKPETGRQYEAGVRYQPEGGKQSYSAAIFDLRRKNYLTADDNFVPRQTGEVQVRGLELEASAEVLPRLNLVGSYTYTPTAEITASSTAREIGKPLTAVSRNAAALWADYRFPNRIKVGLGAHFTGSNYGDLNAAPGKVPSFTVFDAMIGYDIDRWTFALNVRNLTDKTYIGNCDQYGSCYYGDERRMIATATYRW
- a CDS encoding AAA family ATPase, translated to MSILQEILNWTKGLPEWQSDAVARLLAKQTLAMEDQNDLLALLKAAYGIPDPKDRKSKPLTAEQIPAPVQVTTHVELRAIKNMRHVNAIAENQHLPISASGMTVIYGDNGSGKSGYSRVLKRACRARDQSEAIHPNANLPASKVGTPEATFEIAVDGVAQDAHWQHGKAAPAALSSFAIFDSRCARAYLDSEDDFSYVPYGLDVFEGLAKVCKQLKTAIETEYAQSAADLSAFAPLQGDTLVGKLIASLSAKTTQVQIDALATLIPEELAQHASLDKSLKENNPKEKAAQLRLRARRVAAIATNAASKSAQVDQAVVAKLKALADSYRTAQAAAALAAKHFKEGENMLPGTGGETWRELFEAARKFAIESHPDKTFPELGADAPCPLCQQALAEGADRLLRFEAFIQQEAEKTSQARRAALSAEYKPFAAQVLTLNLDDVTHGEIEALDPQLAADTKAFEPLLTARQEAIKAAVVSHQWDGINQPLFNPAERLQALASKLNAEVETLEKASDEKARAALQEQFLELDARVRLSQVKDAVTTAVNRLAHQAKLTKCLSAVRTNAISLKASELAEKVVSKKLAESLNREFKALGVGTLRVSLQSRSDRGKALHKLKLELQQSRSPGDILSEGEQRAIAVGSFLAEVGLSGGKGGIVFDDPVSSLDHRRRERVAKRLAAEAAQRQVVVFTHDVYFLCLLVEEAKLAGVPIATQSLTRRAEGFGVADPDLPFEGKTASKRINALKAQHQGIEKLYKDGEEQEHKRQTIDAYFRLRMAWERAVEEVLLHQVILRFRKGVETQRLAGVIVEDDDYARVTAGMTKCSNYAHDKALMGGVAVPEPNELLVDIMALETWRGQVEARNVSTAKKRKAGPAVAPPTAAP
- a CDS encoding restriction endonuclease, which produces MYDLHRLGWNSFQQLCLTIAREVLGQAVQSFLDSNDAGRDGAFAGNWTPATGETLSGKFVIQCKYSSKASQLLTRSVIADEIPKVRKLAADGLCDVYVLMTNAGVSAKQEAQIRADLIEVGVKHVLIYGSTWIEDQIRDNTRLRMLVPRVYGLGDLSQILDERAYAQARAVLESLREDLTKVVITDSYRKAVSALDEHGFVLLIGEPAAGKTTIASMLAMAAADKWKSSVVKLADPAKIVERWNVDEPSQFFWIDDAFGVTQYESPLGKL